The window ACAGGTCGTTCTCGCGCTGCAGACTGCGCAGTTGATTGTCCAGGCTCTGGGCATCCTGGCGCTTCTGCTGATAGACGGTAAGGCCGTTCTGTCCAAAGATGACGTGGTATCCCATCGCGATGGCGAGCAGCGCGGCTGCTCCGGTCGCGACCTTTCGCCAGCCCAGCCGGCTTCGCTCGTACAAACGCACGAAAGCATTTGATTGCTTTGCTCCTGCGCCTGTTGTGTTTGAACGAGCCATACAAAACTAAGTACAAACTTCGTGCCATGCATCGTCAAGTGGAAAACCCCCTTCGCGCGTGGATGTACCTACTTTGTACCGCTATATTTTGTAAGAAGAGACGTGCGGCAGAAAGATGAAATCGCGCCCGTTGCCGAATAAGCTGCACGAAGCCCATTCGCCTTGTTATCCTTCTTATGGAGCATGCGAACCGGATTTGCCATCTCGATCCTTTGCTTTTCTCATTTTCGCGATTGGCGTCGCGGCTCAAGTTTTTATGTTCGGACTATCTCTTTTAGTCAAGCAACATCATCAAAGCGTTTCTAGCGCGAAAGGACCTGCTCAATGCAATCCGCTGCTTCTACACAACTTGGTCTCACGCAACGTTCCGGGTCGCTTCAGGACTCACTCTCCGGGAAAGTAATCCTGGTCATAGCCGCGAGCGTATTCGTCGCTATCTGTGCTCACCTCTCAATTCCGCTTCCGTTCACGCCTGTGCCTCTGACACTGCAAAACTTTGCTGTCATCCTGATTGGGATGATGCTTGGCCCGGTGGCTGGTTTTTCGGCGATGGTGCTCTATCTTGCCGAAGGAGCGATGGGTCTGCCAGTCTTCACGCCGCATAGCTTAGGCGGCGTTGCGCACCTGCTTGGCCCCAATGCCGGATATCTCTTCTCTTATCCGCTGGCCGCAGCGACCGCTGGCTGGGTAGTACGCGCGATGCAACGTGTAACCTCTCGTTTCCGCAGCGGCCTGGTCGCTGCGACGGTTGCGAGTGCTCCGATCTTCATCCTTGGCGCCGGCTGGTTGGCTCATCTTCTGCATCTGAGCGCGTCCGCAACCTGGACCATGGCGGTCGCTCCGTTTCTTCCGGGAGAGGTTGTCAAAATTATGGCGGCCGCCGGCATCTTCAGCTCCGTGCAACGATGGCGCCAGTCTTGAACTAGATCGACCCGAGTCCTCATTATTACTTCCTTTGCGCAGAGCTGATCTGTCAGCCTGCGCATCTCACACTTATTACTCAGATTGAAGGATCAAAGCATCATGACAGCCGCAACCGCCGCAATTCAAGAGATCAGCATCGCCCATAGCCCAGACTCCGACGACGCCTTTATGTTCTATGGTCTGGCGACGAACAAGGTCCGCGTCCCGGGCTTCAAGTTTACCCATACTCTTACTGATATTGAGACGCTGAACCAGCGTGCTATCAACGAAGCGTTCTATGACGTGACGGCGATCTCGTTCCATGCGTATCCGTATCTGCAGGACAAGTACACGTTGATGGCGTGCGGCGGTAGCGTCGGCGAAGGTTACGGACCCATGATCGTCGCAAGCCGCAAGCTTTCACTCGACGATGTTAAGAAGACCCGCATCGCGGTTCCCGGCACTCTTACGACTGCTTATCTCACTCTGAAGCTTTTCGCGCCGGAGGTTGAAACGGTTGTTGTTCCGTTCGACAAAATTATCCCGGCAGTCGTCTCGGGCGAATATGAGGCGGGCCTGATTATTCATGAAGGGCAGCTTACTTACGCAAATGACGGGCTTATCAAGTTGCTCGATCTTGGCCAGTGGTGGCGCGAGCAGACGGGGCTACCGCTTCCTCTGGGCGGGAATGCTATTCGCCGCTCACTAGGTGCTGAGACGCTGCTGACTACCACGAATGCTCTGCGGGACAGCATTCAGCACGCGCTGGATCACCGCGAAGAGGCCTTGGCCTACGCGATGCAGTTTGCTCGCGATCTGGATCCAACTCTGGCCAACCGTTTCGTCGGAATGTACGTGAATGAACGCACCTTGAACTATGGGGAAGATGGCAGAGTGGCCATCCGCAAGTTGCTTGATATGGGCTACGAGCGCGGCATCATTCCTCATCGGGCCAATGTCGATTTTGTCGGCTAAGCATCGGCGCGTTTTCGTCGGCTCACTCACAGCTTGCAGTCGGTTTTTCTACTGCAAGCTGTGTTATCTTTAATAAGTCGAGTGATTGCAGTCTTGCGCGTTTGAACCCCTGCAAAGGCTCTCACCGGCCTCCTCTCCGGGAGTAAAAACCAAAAGGACGCGTAGCTCAGTTGGTAGAGCATTCGACTCTTAATCGACTGGTCGTAGGTTCGATCCCTACCGCGTCCACCACTTTCACACTCATTCCAAATAACTTAGCTGATTAAAATCGCGCACGCTAGGGGCTCTCGACTGCTTGATCGTTGTGTATAAGGGCGAATGTTCACCATTGTTGGTCACAATTTGGGCACACACCGTGTGGGCATCTCTCGTTCGTGGATGGGCGATCCGATTCACCGTGCAAGAACAGTCGATGAAGAGCATCTGACTAATGCTTCAGCTCCACACGTTCCAGAGGGACTCCTTCACTCCTCTCGGCTCGGCAATGTACCTGCGCCCCTTCCGCCCAGCAAACCGGGTTTCACCTGCAAGTACCCCGTACGGTACCACTCTGTGAAAAGACTATTCCATGTAAAAGCCTCGTCCGGCTCCTAACTGAAAAGAGTTGTTCCCGCTCCTATTGGCTATTTCAACGCAGCGTTTGCTGCGGCAGCCGAGGCCTGGAGGCGATGTTGGATTATCGTTCTAACCTATGGCATCTCCCAAGGATCTTGCGCTGGTGCAAATGGGTGCTGCGGCTTGGAATCAAGGCTGGGCGAAACAAACATTTGTACCTGATCTCTCCGGAGCCGATCTCCGAGCGGCAGAACTAGCAAATGTCTCCTTTTACCAACCTGATTTAGATAATCAAGGGTCCAATCTTGTGTTCGCAGAACGGCTATACGCTGACTACAAGCTAAAGGTGTTCGATGCTGGTTCGCACCGCATCACATGCAAGCTGGCAAAAAGGTTTATCAGCAGATTGATGAGGCCATTCGAGTCTACGACCGCCTTTTGCTGATTCTCTCCGAAGACAGCATGCAAAGCGAATGGGTTAAAACGGAGATATCAAGTGCACGTAAAAAGAGTTCAGTCGAGGCTCAAGGGTTTTATTCCCTCTCAGTCTTGTCCCGTTCTCCAAACTGCGCCAATGGGAAAACTTCGATTCAGACACGGGGAAGGATTCGGCCCGAGAAATCCGAGAATACTTCGTGCCCGATTTCACAAATTGGAAGGACAGCGACAGTTACCAAATAGCCTTCCAGCGCCTAGTCAAAGATCTCCATTTTGAAAACGGGTCGTAGCGTTTTGGAGCTCTCGCAAAGACCGACAATTTAATACAGACTTCGCCCCCCCCTGCACGATTAGTGCGAACCAAGGCATCGGCGATTCCTTTGGATTTCGCCACGTTCGCTCGTCTCTGAGCTTCTTCGAGCTTAGGTATCCGCCAATGTAACTCCGTAATACCTTGTCGTGCCGAGATAGGATAAGAGTCCGTGCCTCCGACTTGTCAATCACTCCTCTGGAGTATTTCCTTCTTCAATTGCCCAGGCAACTCTATCAAGAGTGTTGCCGACACATGATCAAGGTAGAGAACTCATGAACGACGCGAGACACAACCCTGGAAGTAAAAGCTTCGCTGGAGCCCTACTTGTAGCCGTAGCTGTTGCCGGCATTCTGGTGTGCCAGAAGAAATACAGTCACCGGACACAACCCCTCGTCGAAGCTCTTGCAGCAGAAAGAACCCAGTCGGGTAAAGATGACGCGAAAGATCAGGAAACCCAAAGGGAATCTTTTCTCCGAGCAAGTTTAGAGAATGATCCCCATGACGAGGCTGCATACAGTCGGCTCCGAGAACTTATGGAGACAAAGAGAAACGACCGTCTCGTGCTCGAGATTGTGGAAACATGGATAGCTCATAACCCCCCTGACTTTGAGACGATGCTTCATCTGCAAACGACCGCGACCATAGGACTAGACGACCCGGAAGAGGCAATTAGAGAAGAACGTTCTTATCTTAAACGGGTCATGCGGAAAGCAGACCCACGGACTTGGGAATCTGTGGAGGTTTGGCTTGCAGAGGACCTCACGGCCCGTGGTTACTACAGCGAAGCGCTGACGCATTACAAACATGAAGCTACAATTGAGAATACGGCCGCGGGATGGTGCGACCTAGCTGGTCGGGAGGTGACCCTCGGGATGTCGCAGCAAGCGATCGCTGATTACCGTAGGAGTCTTAGCTCCGACGCCGGCTACCGTCATGCGCACTCTGGACTCTCGAAGGCATACACGAAGATCGGTGATTTTCAACATGCTGAGACCGAGGCGCGGGCAGCAATTTCGATAGCGGTTAGTGAATTAAAAGACGAGGACAAAGCTAGACGAGAACTAAGAAACCTTGATGGTCACGACACTGTCCTGTCTAGGCTGCACGAGCAATTCGCGCGTGTCTATCTTAGTGAGGGGAAACTTCAAAATGCGATCGAAGAGGAGATCCTGGCTCAAGAGAGTGACCCTGACGACTTCGAGGCAGCGATGATTGAAGCGATGATCTACGACCACATGGGTGCGGCTGATAAGTCTCAGGCCGTGACCGAAGGCGTGCACAGAAGGCTTATTGTACTGATGTCTCAAGAAAAGGCCAAAGACAAAGACGAGTTCCTTAGCATAATGAGTCGTTGGGAGAATCTCATGGTTCTCGGTCGAGGCGAAGGCGATTTCGATAATGAGGACGACGATGGCCTGATGGCCCGTACTGCGATTTGGTACCTGGAACCCCAACTAAGAGCTGGAACACTTAAGCCCGCGGAAGAAATGCTACTAGGGAAGCGGTACTGTGAAGTCGGTAGAGTGGGTGAGTGCGAAAAGATCGAGGTAATAGCGATGCGTGCGAACGAGAAGTTGCGCACGGCCAAGGCAGAACATTCATTAGGGATTGCCCTGCTGAAAGCAAAAGATCCAGTTGCTGCCAACGAGTACCTTCGAGCTGCGTATGAGTTAGATCCCCAAAACCGCACCTATAGATTTGATTACCAGTCGGAAGATAGCAAGAGGACGCTGTAGGAGTTGGGGTGGTCGATGCGACCGCGAGGTGGCAGTCGACGAAAGTAATGTGGTTCTTGACCCAACTGACGTCCACACCGAGCATCTCGGCCACTTCGTGAGAATTCAGGAGGTGATCCGGATGCTTTTCGGCAGGAGATGAACAAGTTGAAGACTGGCGCTGTCGGAGGGCGGCGGCGATGCAGCGGCACACCGGGATGGGCGTCGCACGTAAAGTTGTTATTGGCAAGGTAGGATTCCACAAATGGTAGGCCCCATGCATATGACATCGCACAAATTCAGAGGCCTCAGGCTCCCGATAGTGCGTGAAGGTGAGTCGCTGGCGTCCCTGTGTGGAGCAGGCACGACAGCTCAGGTTCTAGCTCCTTGACATCCGATTGGATGAGCGATCATTATTTTATATTCATAAGCATCGTCTGATAGATCACCGTGCGCATAAGAACCAAGGCTGAAACGCGGAAAGAGTTATTAGACGCTTGCTGCGTTGACCGCCCAGATCTGGAAACTTCTTACACGTGATAGTTATTGCCGTCCAGCAATATGCTCTGCGGCAACAAGGAGGCTTTCATGCCCGCCCTGAATGTGGCAAGACTTACCAATTTCTTCATACTCCTCATCCTCATTGCTTTTCTAACTATTGGCAGTTTTGGACAGATCATCCAAATCGACAAGCGCGTCCCTCAATACGTTTCTGAGGAAACCCAAACATGGGAGAAGATGCAACAATCAAACCCTGATCAAGACTTGACACTAATTCCTCGATATTGGGTGATATTTGCTGCCAACCCTGCATTTGAAAAGATCGAACTAGGGACGAATCGACATACAAGTTGGACCGGACATATATTTGTGATTCTTGCGACCGAAGATCGAAATAAACAGGAAACGAGAATCGACGCCTTTGGTTTTTATCCCTTGGATAAGTCTGGGGCTGGTGCTTTGAGAAGTGTCTTGAGCTCGGTTCCCGGATCTGTTGAAGACAATCTGACGGGGGTGCATGCAGGGTCGCTAACCCCAGACACTAGAATCCTTAGTGTCGAGATTAGCGGAGCTCAGCAACAACAAGCGTACGCGTCGATGTTCTCTAAGTATCCAAAGATGGTGGACGTAGATCGTGACGCGCAAGACGGCTTTGAGCCAACCGACGATAACCCGTACGGCCCGACGTACACGAACTTCTCGATTCCAGGAAACGACTGTGTGAGTTTCGCCAATACTGTAGCTTCGAGTATTGGCCTTAAGACTCCGTCGACTGGCGGTAGCACGGCGACGCCTAACGGTTTTATCAAGGCGCTCGAAGCTATGAATGTGAGTGGCGCGCCCAGTTCAGGTGACCAGCATATATATATGCGACTCAATTTTGCTTATTCACCGGATGGACAACCCTCAGGAACCTACGAAGGTACCGTAGATCCGAGTGGCTCCTACGATGGACACGGGATAATATCTGCACCTTCCGGAGCGCACTACGATATGAACTTTTCACATGGTACTGCAAATGGACCTGCCCACGTAACGTATCCGGACGGTAGCGAATTGACTGGCGTAATGAGTGGGGGGACCCTAACGAATGGTGTGCTAATTGATCCATCCGGAGCGACGCACGCTGTAAGCCTAAATCCAAACGGGACCCTGCATTTTGATGATCAAAATGCAGGCGCTGGAGGCGGTGATTCTGGGGCTGATCATGGTAACGGTGGAGATCGAGGCGGCGACCACGAGGCTGGCGCCGGCCACGCCGAAGGTTCTCATGGACCGTCAACAAGTGGTAATCATTCTCTAAACTCAGACCACTATACGGTGGGGGGGCGAGACATGGGACCAGCACACGATAACTGGGCAGCGCATTAGAGCCATGGGATGTCTGAAGCGATCATGATGTAAACAGCTTCCGGTCGATCACATTCAACCGATCAGCATTGCATCTCAGCTGGGGCTTGCCCCTGTCAACTCGCAGAGTTTGTGCAAATCATGCCATCAATGCAAGACACTCGGCGATCAAAGGAACACACGTTGAGCCTCTGATGCCGTGCCCACCAAGCCTACCAATCACGATATGGGACTTCCGAACGTTTGATCGTAACTTCCATCTGGTTCAGTTTGTAGAAGGCCTTAACCGACTTCTCAGTCAAATCCATGTTTGCAGTTGGGCCTATTACAACCGACGATATGGCGTCCCACGCGCTTGGTACTGATTGAATT is drawn from Edaphobacter lichenicola and contains these coding sequences:
- a CDS encoding TIR domain-containing protein yields the protein MQAGKKVYQQIDEAIRVYDRLLLILSEDSMQSEWVKTEISSARKKSSVEAQGFYSLSVLSRSPNCANGKTSIQTRGRIRPEKSENTSCPISQIGRTATVTK
- a CDS encoding menaquinone biosynthesis family protein, producing the protein MTAATAAIQEISIAHSPDSDDAFMFYGLATNKVRVPGFKFTHTLTDIETLNQRAINEAFYDVTAISFHAYPYLQDKYTLMACGGSVGEGYGPMIVASRKLSLDDVKKTRIAVPGTLTTAYLTLKLFAPEVETVVVPFDKIIPAVVSGEYEAGLIIHEGQLTYANDGLIKLLDLGQWWREQTGLPLPLGGNAIRRSLGAETLLTTTNALRDSIQHALDHREEALAYAMQFARDLDPTLANRFVGMYVNERTLNYGEDGRVAIRKLLDMGYERGIIPHRANVDFVG
- a CDS encoding MORN repeat-containing protein is translated as MPALNVARLTNFFILLILIAFLTIGSFGQIIQIDKRVPQYVSEETQTWEKMQQSNPDQDLTLIPRYWVIFAANPAFEKIELGTNRHTSWTGHIFVILATEDRNKQETRIDAFGFYPLDKSGAGALRSVLSSVPGSVEDNLTGVHAGSLTPDTRILSVEISGAQQQQAYASMFSKYPKMVDVDRDAQDGFEPTDDNPYGPTYTNFSIPGNDCVSFANTVASSIGLKTPSTGGSTATPNGFIKALEAMNVSGAPSSGDQHIYMRLNFAYSPDGQPSGTYEGTVDPSGSYDGHGIISAPSGAHYDMNFSHGTANGPAHVTYPDGSELTGVMSGGTLTNGVLIDPSGATHAVSLNPNGTLHFDDQNAGAGGGDSGADHGNGGDRGGDHEAGAGHAEGSHGPSTSGNHSLNSDHYTVGGRDMGPAHDNWAAH
- a CDS encoding tetratricopeptide repeat protein — translated: MNDARHNPGSKSFAGALLVAVAVAGILVCQKKYSHRTQPLVEALAAERTQSGKDDAKDQETQRESFLRASLENDPHDEAAYSRLRELMETKRNDRLVLEIVETWIAHNPPDFETMLHLQTTATIGLDDPEEAIREERSYLKRVMRKADPRTWESVEVWLAEDLTARGYYSEALTHYKHEATIENTAAGWCDLAGREVTLGMSQQAIADYRRSLSSDAGYRHAHSGLSKAYTKIGDFQHAETEARAAISIAVSELKDEDKARRELRNLDGHDTVLSRLHEQFARVYLSEGKLQNAIEEEILAQESDPDDFEAAMIEAMIYDHMGAADKSQAVTEGVHRRLIVLMSQEKAKDKDEFLSIMSRWENLMVLGRGEGDFDNEDDDGLMARTAIWYLEPQLRAGTLKPAEEMLLGKRYCEVGRVGECEKIEVIAMRANEKLRTAKAEHSLGIALLKAKDPVAANEYLRAAYELDPQNRTYRFDYQSEDSKRTL
- a CDS encoding biotin transporter BioY produces the protein MQSAASTQLGLTQRSGSLQDSLSGKVILVIAASVFVAICAHLSIPLPFTPVPLTLQNFAVILIGMMLGPVAGFSAMVLYLAEGAMGLPVFTPHSLGGVAHLLGPNAGYLFSYPLAAATAGWVVRAMQRVTSRFRSGLVAATVASAPIFILGAGWLAHLLHLSASATWTMAVAPFLPGEVVKIMAAAGIFSSVQRWRQS
- a CDS encoding FtsB family cell division protein gives rise to the protein MARSNTTGAGAKQSNAFVRLYERSRLGWRKVATGAAALLAIAMGYHVIFGQNGLTVYQQKRQDAQSLDNQLRSLQRENDLLKGHVDRLQSDPNAIEHQAREELHYTRPGEVIVYMPTTASGTTAAKH